From Methylomonas sp. EFPC3, a single genomic window includes:
- a CDS encoding GDP-L-fucose synthase, which yields MDKNSKIYLAGHRGMVGSAIYRQLSDAGYQNIVVRTHAELDLTDQAAVREFLASEKPDWVVLAAAKVGGIHANNEYPAEFIYQNLMIEANVVHAAWLANCRKLLFLGSSCIYPKFAEQPMREEALLTGVLESTNEPYAIAKIAGIKLCESYNRQYGVDYRSVMPTNLYGENDNFHLENSHVIPALVRKFHDAKINNAQTVEVWGTGKAMREFLHVDDMAAACIHVMGLSEAEYKSCTEPMLSHLNVGTGTDVTIRELAETIGRVVGFQGEISWNTSKPDGTPRKLMDVSKLKSLGWEPKIGLEEGLSATYKWFLAHQGHFKSH from the coding sequence ATGGATAAAAATTCGAAAATTTATCTGGCAGGTCATCGCGGTATGGTTGGATCGGCCATATATCGCCAGTTATCGGATGCCGGCTATCAGAATATTGTGGTTCGAACCCATGCGGAATTGGATTTGACTGATCAAGCCGCTGTTCGCGAGTTTTTGGCGTCCGAGAAACCCGATTGGGTGGTATTAGCTGCCGCCAAGGTTGGCGGTATTCATGCCAACAATGAGTATCCGGCTGAATTTATATACCAGAATTTGATGATTGAGGCTAATGTCGTCCATGCCGCTTGGTTGGCGAATTGTCGTAAACTTTTGTTTTTAGGCAGTTCTTGCATATATCCGAAGTTTGCGGAGCAGCCTATGCGGGAGGAGGCGTTGCTAACCGGAGTGCTGGAGTCGACCAACGAACCTTACGCCATTGCCAAAATCGCTGGGATCAAATTGTGCGAATCGTACAATCGCCAATATGGTGTTGATTACCGTTCGGTCATGCCGACCAACCTATACGGTGAGAATGATAATTTTCATTTGGAGAACAGCCACGTTATTCCGGCCTTGGTCAGGAAATTTCACGACGCAAAAATAAACAATGCTCAGACGGTCGAGGTGTGGGGAACTGGCAAGGCTATGCGCGAGTTTTTACATGTCGATGATATGGCGGCGGCTTGTATACACGTCATGGGCTTATCCGAGGCGGAATACAAGTCTTGCACCGAGCCTATGTTGTCGCATTTGAATGTTGGCACTGGTACGGATGTGACTATTCGAGAACTGGCAGAGACTATCGGTCGAGTCGTCGGTTTTCAGGGCGAAATTAGTTGGAACACAAGTAAGCCTGACGGTACGCCGCGTAAGTTGATGGATGTATCCAAACTGAAGTCTTTGGGGTGGGAGCCCAAGATTGGTTTGGAAGAAGGTCTAAGCGCTACCTATAAATGGTTTTTGGCTCATCAGGGGCACTTTAAGAGTCATTAG
- the der gene encoding ribosome biogenesis GTPase Der, with amino-acid sequence MLPVIALVGRPNVGKSTLFNYLTRSREALVADYPGLTRDRQYGRVKRGERDCLVVDTGGITDDQEGIDAFAKKQVEIALQEADVVFFMVDARDGINASDEAIADMLRKLGKPVVLVVNKIDGIDSNTVTHDFYSLALGEPVPIAASHGRNVHELLGRIDELLPPQADEIQEEDPGIAIAIVGRPNVGKSTLVNRLLGEERVVVFDEAGTTRDSIYIPFERDGKKFTLIDTAGMRRRSRVALTVEKFSIIKSLQAIEKAHVVIYLIDAREGVTDQDAHILGLVLEAGRALIIGLNKWDGLNAEHREFVKKQIEMKLSFLDFAEKHPISALHGSGVGKLFDVVHSLYDSAMVDMSTPLLTRILTDALAAHQPPLVGGRRIKLKYAHQGGRNPPVVVIHGVQTDALPGAYKRYLMNYFRDQLQLKGTPVRLVFKSPENPFQGRKNPLSDRQIKKRKRLIDFSKRKK; translated from the coding sequence ATGTTACCCGTTATTGCTCTAGTAGGCCGACCCAACGTCGGCAAATCCACCCTGTTCAATTACCTGACCCGTAGCCGCGAGGCGCTGGTAGCCGATTATCCGGGCTTGACCCGGGACCGCCAATACGGCCGGGTCAAACGCGGCGAGCGCGATTGCCTGGTGGTCGACACCGGCGGTATCACCGACGACCAGGAAGGTATCGACGCCTTCGCCAAGAAGCAGGTCGAAATTGCATTGCAGGAAGCCGACGTCGTGTTCTTCATGGTCGACGCCCGCGACGGCATCAATGCCTCCGACGAAGCGATCGCCGATATGCTGCGCAAGCTCGGCAAACCGGTGGTATTGGTCGTCAACAAAATCGACGGTATCGACAGCAATACGGTCACCCACGATTTTTACAGCCTGGCGCTCGGCGAACCGGTACCGATTGCCGCCAGCCACGGCCGCAACGTGCACGAATTGTTGGGCCGGATCGACGAGTTGTTGCCGCCCCAAGCTGACGAGATTCAGGAAGAAGATCCCGGCATCGCCATCGCCATCGTCGGCCGGCCCAACGTCGGCAAATCGACGCTGGTCAACCGTTTACTCGGGGAAGAACGCGTCGTGGTGTTCGACGAAGCCGGCACCACTCGCGATAGCATTTACATCCCATTCGAACGCGACGGCAAGAAATTCACGCTGATCGACACCGCCGGCATGCGCCGCCGCTCCCGAGTGGCGTTGACCGTGGAAAAGTTCAGCATCATTAAATCACTGCAAGCGATCGAAAAAGCCCATGTCGTGATCTATTTGATCGACGCCCGCGAAGGCGTTACCGACCAGGATGCGCATATTCTGGGGTTGGTATTGGAAGCTGGCCGCGCATTGATTATCGGACTGAATAAATGGGATGGCCTTAACGCCGAGCACCGCGAGTTCGTCAAAAAGCAAATCGAAATGAAGCTGTCGTTTCTGGACTTTGCCGAAAAGCATCCGATTTCGGCCTTGCACGGCAGCGGCGTCGGCAAATTGTTCGATGTCGTGCACAGCCTGTACGACTCGGCGATGGTCGATATGTCGACGCCGTTATTGACCCGAATCCTGACCGACGCGCTGGCGGCGCATCAACCGCCGCTGGTCGGCGGCCGTCGAATCAAATTGAAATACGCCCACCAGGGCGGGCGCAATCCACCGGTGGTAGTGATTCACGGCGTACAGACCGATGCCCTGCCCGGCGCCTACAAACGCTATTTGATGAACTATTTCCGCGACCAACTGCAATTGAAAGGAACGCCGGTGCGTTTGGTATTCAAATCGCCGGAAAATCCGTTTCAAGGCCGAAAAAACCCACTCAGCGACCGGCAGATCAAAAAACGTAAGCGTTTGATCGACTTCAGCAAGCGAAAGAAATAA
- a CDS encoding thermonuclease family protein yields the protein MLALLVPVIAGAEVYRWTDVHGRSHFSDRHHEDAQVMHIDPGISYYRVEKVFDGDTILLDDGRKVRLLGINTPEIAGRIKSAEAGGEQAKQWLRLKLEQRKVFLQGDVEKQDKYQRTLAYVFNENKQLINVELVKRGLATVNIHPPNLRYVNELLAAQEEAERGNIGVWSDAAYSPTPVERLDQSNYQGWKRVTGKIISLKQTVKHSYLLFSDKVSVSIEPSSLPLFTALESYIGKNVEVRGWVKRSRDRFYVIVRHPADIRAEP from the coding sequence GTGCTCGCGTTACTGGTGCCAGTAATTGCTGGCGCCGAAGTCTATCGTTGGACAGACGTTCACGGCCGTAGCCATTTCTCGGATCGGCATCATGAAGATGCCCAAGTAATGCATATTGATCCGGGGATAAGCTACTACCGGGTTGAGAAGGTGTTTGATGGCGATACTATTCTATTAGATGACGGCCGCAAAGTTAGGTTGTTAGGTATAAATACGCCGGAAATCGCTGGCCGCATCAAATCCGCGGAAGCTGGAGGTGAACAGGCCAAACAATGGTTGCGGCTTAAGCTGGAACAACGAAAGGTATTCCTGCAGGGCGATGTGGAAAAACAGGATAAATATCAACGTACTCTGGCTTATGTATTTAACGAAAATAAACAATTGATCAACGTCGAGTTGGTGAAGCGGGGATTAGCGACTGTCAATATTCACCCGCCAAACCTGAGATATGTTAACGAATTGCTGGCCGCGCAGGAGGAAGCGGAACGCGGCAATATTGGTGTATGGTCCGATGCGGCCTATAGCCCAACTCCCGTTGAGCGGTTGGATCAGTCAAATTACCAAGGATGGAAACGGGTGACCGGCAAGATAATTTCGCTCAAACAAACGGTAAAGCATAGTTATTTGTTATTCAGCGATAAGGTCTCGGTCTCCATCGAGCCAAGTTCCTTGCCGTTATTTACAGCCTTGGAAAGTTATATTGGAAAAAACGTCGAGGTGCGTGGCTGGGTAAAGCGTTCCAGAGACCGCTTCTACGTGATTGTCAGGCATCCCGCCGACATTCGAGCCGAGCCGTAG
- the tpx gene encoding thiol peroxidase: MATITFQGKPINTVGDLPAVGSPAPDFLLTNRKMQDVGLAEFAGKRKVLNIVPSLDTPTCAASTRKFNEKAAHLPNTVVLAVSADLPFAQVRFCEIEGIKHVVPLSTFRSSFAHDYGVELLDSILAGLTARAIVIIDEHNTVIYTQLVNEIADEPDYAAALATLN, translated from the coding sequence ATGGCAACCATCACCTTCCAAGGCAAACCCATCAACACCGTCGGCGATTTACCCGCCGTCGGCAGTCCCGCCCCGGACTTTCTGCTTACCAACCGGAAAATGCAGGATGTCGGCTTGGCCGAATTTGCCGGCAAACGCAAGGTATTGAATATCGTACCGAGCCTGGACACGCCGACTTGCGCAGCATCTACCCGCAAGTTCAACGAAAAAGCGGCTCATTTACCGAATACCGTGGTGCTGGCCGTATCGGCAGACCTGCCGTTCGCTCAAGTCCGATTCTGCGAAATTGAAGGCATCAAACATGTGGTGCCGCTGTCCACGTTTCGCTCCAGTTTCGCCCACGACTACGGCGTCGAGTTGTTGGATAGCATTTTGGCCGGACTAACGGCACGCGCAATTGTCATTATCGACGAACATAACACGGTCATTTACACCCAGCTGGTCAACGAAATTGCCGACGAACCCGATTACGCCGCGGCGCTGGCAACCCTAAATTAG
- the gmd gene encoding GDP-mannose 4,6-dehydratase: MSTKKALITGITGQDGSYLAEFLLEKGYEVHGIKRRSSLFNTERVDHIYQDPHIKDPKFFLHYGDLTDTSNLTRILSEIRPDEVYNLGAMSHVAVSFESPEYTADVDAIGTLRLLEAIRFLGLEKTTRFYQASTSELYGLVQEIPQRETTPFYPRSPYAVAKLYAYWITVNYREAYGMYACNGILFNHESPRRGETFVTRKITRGLSNIAIGLDQCLYMGNMDSMRDWGHAKDYVRMQWMMLQQEQPEDFVIATGVQYSVRQFIEMSAKELGVTIRWEGKGVSEKGFVETIAGDKAPAMTVGQNIVAIDPRYFRPAEVETLLGDPANAKNKLGWVPQITLQEMVAEMVAYDLEQAQKHALLKKQGYSVAVSRE, from the coding sequence GTGAGTACTAAAAAAGCGTTGATTACCGGAATTACCGGCCAGGACGGGTCGTATCTGGCTGAGTTTTTATTGGAAAAGGGCTATGAGGTGCACGGTATCAAGCGACGTTCTTCGCTTTTTAACACTGAGCGCGTCGATCATATTTACCAAGATCCGCATATCAAAGATCCGAAGTTTTTTTTGCATTATGGCGACTTAACCGATACTTCGAATTTGACGCGGATTCTCAGTGAGATCCGTCCCGACGAAGTCTACAACTTGGGGGCGATGAGCCATGTTGCTGTATCGTTTGAGTCTCCCGAATATACGGCCGACGTCGATGCAATAGGTACCCTGAGGTTGTTGGAAGCGATTCGGTTTTTAGGATTGGAGAAAACTACTCGGTTTTACCAGGCATCGACTTCCGAGTTATATGGCTTGGTCCAAGAAATCCCGCAGAGAGAAACGACGCCGTTTTATCCTCGTTCGCCCTATGCGGTGGCTAAGCTGTATGCTTACTGGATTACTGTCAATTACCGCGAAGCCTATGGTATGTATGCTTGCAACGGTATTCTGTTCAATCATGAGTCGCCACGTCGTGGCGAAACGTTTGTAACTCGGAAAATTACCCGAGGGCTTAGCAATATAGCCATTGGTTTGGATCAATGCTTGTACATGGGCAATATGGACTCTATGCGTGACTGGGGGCATGCTAAGGACTATGTGCGGATGCAGTGGATGATGCTGCAGCAGGAACAGCCGGAAGATTTTGTAATCGCTACCGGTGTGCAATATTCGGTGCGACAATTCATCGAAATGTCAGCTAAAGAATTAGGGGTAACCATTCGCTGGGAGGGTAAAGGCGTTAGCGAAAAAGGGTTTGTCGAGACTATTGCCGGCGACAAAGCCCCGGCAATGACGGTCGGCCAAAACATCGTGGCGATTGATCCCCGTTATTTCAGACCGGCAGAAGTTGAAACCTTGTTGGGCGATCCAGCTAACGCCAAAAACAAGTTGGGCTGGGTGCCGCAAATTACGCTGCAAGAAATGGTCGCGGAAATGGTGGCGTATGATCTGGAGCAGGCGCAGAAGCATGCCTTACTCAAAAAGCAAGGGTATAGTGTAGCCGTAAGTAGGGAGTAG
- the bamB gene encoding outer membrane protein assembly factor BamB, which translates to MQIRKARYLTLATLLAGPLVLGGCAGLDAGRDFISGITDYVMGDDDNADPPAALQEYTPELQLETVWKESVGTGADEKYLKLIPAVADGTVYAADYKGHLQARNAASGNLAWETDTEYSFSAGPGLGVNTVVMGTNTGEVIGFDRASGEQRWKTDVPSEVQATPVVSRGTVIIRTTDGKIMALRESDGGLLWTSEHSVPALSIRGAGTPLIIDGNVIAGAANGKLQALQLTDGKAVWEATIAIPSGRSEVERLVDLDADPAASRGAIYVASFTGGASSVSEIDGDVLWRNEAVSSYTGLSLDYRYIYVSDTQGDVWQLDQRSGASLWKQKDLHNRHLTAPAAYQSYVVVGDFEGYVHWLSVTDGRQLARTQVSKAAIEAKPVVVDDTVYIYAKDGTLAALKAR; encoded by the coding sequence ATGCAAATAAGGAAAGCCAGATACCTGACCCTCGCCACCCTGCTCGCCGGCCCGCTGGTATTGGGCGGATGCGCCGGCCTGGATGCCGGTCGGGATTTCATCTCCGGGATAACGGACTATGTAATGGGCGACGACGATAACGCCGATCCGCCGGCCGCACTGCAGGAATACACCCCGGAACTGCAACTGGAAACGGTCTGGAAGGAATCGGTGGGTACCGGCGCCGACGAAAAGTATCTGAAGTTGATCCCTGCTGTGGCCGACGGTACGGTTTACGCCGCCGATTATAAAGGCCATCTGCAGGCGCGCAACGCCGCCAGCGGCAATCTGGCCTGGGAAACCGATACCGAATACAGTTTCTCCGCCGGGCCCGGCTTGGGCGTGAATACTGTGGTGATGGGCACCAACACCGGCGAAGTCATCGGCTTCGACCGAGCCAGCGGCGAACAGCGCTGGAAAACCGACGTGCCCAGCGAAGTCCAGGCCACTCCGGTAGTCAGTCGCGGCACGGTGATTATCCGTACCACCGACGGTAAAATCATGGCTTTGCGCGAAAGCGACGGCGGATTGCTTTGGACTTCCGAACACAGCGTTCCCGCTTTGAGCATTCGCGGAGCCGGTACGCCGCTTATCATTGACGGCAACGTGATTGCCGGCGCCGCTAACGGCAAACTACAAGCCTTACAACTCACAGACGGCAAAGCGGTTTGGGAAGCCACCATTGCGATTCCCAGCGGCCGCTCCGAAGTCGAACGATTGGTCGATCTCGACGCCGATCCGGCCGCCAGCCGCGGTGCAATCTATGTCGCCAGTTTTACCGGCGGCGCTTCCTCGGTTTCCGAAATCGACGGCGACGTGTTGTGGCGCAATGAAGCCGTGTCGTCCTATACCGGACTCAGCCTGGATTACCGATACATTTATGTCAGCGATACCCAAGGCGACGTTTGGCAGCTAGACCAACGCAGCGGCGCTTCGTTGTGGAAACAAAAGGATCTGCATAACCGTCACCTTACCGCACCGGCGGCTTACCAAAGTTATGTCGTGGTCGGCGATTTCGAAGGCTACGTCCATTGGCTGTCGGTGACAGACGGCCGCCAATTGGCGCGAACCCAAGTCAGCAAAGCGGCGATTGAGGCCAAACCGGTAGTCGTGGACGACACTGTTTACATATATGCCAAAGACGGCACCCTCGCTGCGTTAAAGGCCCGATAA
- a CDS encoding DUF1415 domain-containing protein has protein sequence MSTNQQIIAATEAWIKSFVIAYNICPFANREQQRNSIRYRVENGNNVESCLNAVIQECMHLDTHSETETTLLIITRQLDNFYDYLDVLAIAEQLLIDQGYEGIYQIASFHPHYRFADSGENDPDNYTNRSPYPMLHLIRESSIESALASYPDPASIPERNVKLTRQLGLKKLQNILRDCLESTTSE, from the coding sequence ATGTCTACTAACCAACAGATAATCGCTGCGACTGAAGCGTGGATTAAATCATTCGTAATAGCCTACAACATTTGTCCCTTTGCAAATCGAGAGCAGCAGCGTAACAGCATTCGTTATCGAGTAGAAAATGGCAATAACGTCGAATCTTGCCTGAACGCGGTTATACAAGAATGCATGCATCTCGATACTCACTCAGAGACAGAAACAACCTTGCTAATTATCACCAGACAGCTCGACAACTTTTACGACTATCTAGACGTATTGGCAATTGCCGAGCAATTATTGATTGATCAAGGATACGAGGGAATTTATCAAATAGCCAGTTTTCACCCGCATTATCGGTTTGCCGATAGCGGCGAAAACGATCCCGATAACTATACGAATCGATCACCGTACCCAATGTTGCATCTAATTCGAGAAAGCAGCATCGAAAGCGCCTTAGCGTCATATCCTGATCCGGCAAGCATACCGGAACGGAATGTGAAGTTGACTAGACAATTAGGCCTAAAGAAACTGCAAAACATTCTTCGCGACTGCCTTGAATCAACTACTTCGGAATGA